CACAGCGGCACCGGTGCGGAGGGGTTCTCGCCGATGGCGCGCTTGACCGCCTTCTCGGCCATGTAGACCGCGTTGGATTTCGGCGCGACGGCCATGTAGACCACCGCCTCGGCCAGCGCCAGTTCGCCCTCGGGGGAGCCGAGGAAGTGGTAGGTGTCCTTGGCGGCTAGGGCGATCGTCAGCGCCCGTGGGTCGGCCAGGCCGATGTCTTCGACCGCAAAACGGACCAGACGGCGGGCGATGTAGAGCGGGTCCTCGCCCCCTTCCAGCATGCGGTAGAGCCAATAAAGCGCCGCATCCGGATCGGAGCCGCGCAGTGACTTGTGCAGGGCCGAGATGATGTTGAAATGCTCTTCGCCGGATTTGTCATACAGCTCGGTTTTGCGCTGCACGATGTCGCGAATCAACTCCGCCGTGATCGCTCTCGGGAGGGGTGACGCAAATCGGGAGGGCGAGGCTTCCGCCGAGCCTGCATTTGATGCCGCGCCGCGTGAACTGACCGGCTCAGCAGGAGCGTCGCCCTCCCTGGATTTGCTTTCCAGATCCGCCGCCGCTGTCTCCAGCAGTGTCAGCGCCCGACGCGCGTCGCCGTTGCAAAGCGCCGCCATCAGCATCAGGACCTCATCGTCGGCCGCGATCCCCTGGGCGCCGAGGCCGCGCTCGGCATCCGTCAGCGCGCTCCGCAGGATTCTGGCGAGATTCTCATCCGTCAGCGGATGCAGAATGTACACCGTCATCCGTGACAGCAGCGCCGAGTTGACTTCAAACGACGGGTTCTCGGTGGTGGCCCCGATCAGAATCAGGGTTCCGGTCTCGACATGCGGCAGGAAGGCGTCCTGCTGCGCCTTGTTGAAACGATGGATTTCATCGACAAAGAGGATGGTGCGTCCGCCGTCGAAAGCGCGCCGCTTTTCGGCCCGCTCGACCGCCGCGCGCACCTCCTTGACCCCGGAGAGGACCGCCGAGAAGAGAATGAAATCGGCGCCGGTGGTCTTGGAGATGAGCCGGGCGAGCGTGGTCTTCCCCGATCCCGGCGGCCCCCAGAAGATCATCGAGCCGATCCGGTCCGACTCGATGGCCCGACGCAGCGGCTTGCCCGGCCCGAGCAGATGCTCCTGTCCGACAAATTCCTCCAGCGTCCGCGGGCGCATTCGCGCCGCCAGCGGCTCATGCGGTTCCGATGCAAAGAGGGATGGGGAATCCATCGTGTGCTGTCCCCGGTCGGGCGAAGCGGAATCAGACCGTCTGCCGCATGAGTACGAAAGCTATCCGGTGCAGGCGCTCAGTTTTTCCAGACTGAGCGTCAAGCGCCGCAGCGACTCCTGCCGACCAAGGATTTCGAGAATCTCCGTCGCTCCGCCCGGCGTGACGCTGGTGCCAGAGACGGCAATCCGGACCGCCCACATGACAGCCCCGGCCTTCAACCCAAGGGAGGCCGCGAGCGCCTTCAGCTCCGCGAACAGCGTGTCGTTATTCCATGGCTCAACGGCCCGCAGCCGGTCGAGGGCGGCAGGCAGGATGTGTCGCGCGCTATCGATCGTCGCCTTGTGCGCTTTGTTGGTGAACAACCCGCAATCAAAATCGGGCAGTTCTTCAAAGAAGGAAATCTGCGACGGAATCTGGGAGAACTTCTCGATGCGGGGCTGCAGCAATTTCAACAGCTTGGCAACGTCGATGTCCCGGGAGACAACCTGCCTCACATAAGGGCGCGCGAGTTCCTCGAAGCGCTCCGGCGTCAGCTTGCGGATGTACATGCCGTTGTACCATAGCAGCTTTTCGTAATCGAAGATGGACGCCGACTTGTTGATGCCGGACACGCGAAATCTCTGCACCAGCTCATCGAGCGTGAAGAATTCCTCGCTTGTGTCTTTGGGGCTCCAGCCGAGCAGGGCGATGTAGTTGATAATGCTCTCGGGCAGGAACCCGTCCTTGATCAGGTCCTGAAAACTCACCGCCCCATGTCTTTTCGAGAGTTTGGAGATGGTGCCGTCCTCGCCTTTCCCCATGATCAGCGGCAAGTGGACGTACTGGGGACGTTCCCAGCCGAAGGCGTCGTAGATGTTGACGAACTGCGGGGTGGAGGAGAGGTATTCCGATCCGCGCACCACATGGGTCACCCCCATCAGGTGGTCGTCCACCACGTGGGCGAAATTGTACGTGGGATATCCATCCGACTTGATCAGGACGATGTCCTGCAGATCGGCGTTGGCTTTGGTGATCGTGCCAAAGACCAGATCTTCGAAGGTGGTCTCGCCGTCCAGCGGCGCTTTTTGGCGGATCACATGCGGCAGGCCGCTTTGGAGCTTTTCGCGGATGTCCTCCGGCGACAGGTCCCGGCAACGCCGGTTGTAGCCGTAACTGCCGGTTGCCTCGCCCGCCTCCTCCGCGCTCGGACTTTTGCAGAAGCAACGGTACGCATGCCCGGCGGAGATCAGCCTCTGCGCGTACTCGAGGTAGATGTCTTTCCGCTCACTCTGCACATAGGGGCCGTGCGGGCCTCCGATGCCCGGGCCTTCATCGTACTTCAATCCCGCCAACGCCAGGGTGTCGAGAATGATCTGCACGGCGTTTTCGACCAGACGGTTTCTGTCGGTGTCCTCGATGCGCAGTATGAAGACGCCGCCGTGGGACTTGGCCAGCAGGTACGAATGCAGCGCCGTGCGGAGATTGCCAATGTGCATGTACCCAGAGGGGCTGGGCGCGAACCGTGTCACGACCTTCTTCGTGTTCATGTCATCCAATGCCGGTTGTGTGCGTTGCATGTGACCCTGCGATTGTCCCTCGCGCAATTTGGTACGCAGCCGCGAGCGCAACGTGGCGGCGCCGCCGGCCGCTCAGTCCCGGCCAGTTTGCGCTTTGTACCGGCTGACCTGCGACTCGTGCTTTTCGAAGAAGTCAAAGTGCGGCGGGATGACCTTGAATTCATGCGTGGCGACGTCCCCCACAAACGCTTCGAGCGGATCGAAGATGCGGTCCCACGACCAGAATTCCTCGCCGATTCGGAAGCATTCACGAATCAATTCGCTGCCGCGCGGGGCAATGGGATGCACCAACACGGCGGCGACACGCACATAGTGGAACAGATCGACAAGCGCCTGGGGATCGATGCGCCCGGCGCCGTCCGTCTTCGAGTTCTTCGCCCAAAATTTCGAGATATCGCGAATGTATTTGTCGACCGTCACCATGACCTGCTGGAACTGGTGCGCATGCATCTGGCGCTCGTACCGCAGCACGGTCTCTCTCGAGACGCGCTGCGCCTCGTCGCTGGCGGCCAGCGCCGGAAGGCGGCCGGCGAATTCCTTCTGGAGCGTGTAGAAGCACGATCGGGCGCAGCGGTTCAGCACGTTGCTGAGCAGATTCCCTTCGACCAGCACCGGGTCGGCGTCGAGCTCCTTGGCGTCGGGGTCGAAGGGCTTCGGCCGGAAGCTTACCCCCTGCTTGCCGAGCCCGAGCCCAAAGAAATGCGCCCGCAGTTGGTCCGCCGTGTAGTGATTCAAAAGCTCCGTCGCGGCCGGCGGTTTGACCGGGCCGCTGCTGCTGATCTTCTTGTTGAGAAACTGCACATGTTTGTTGACGACCAGCGTCGGCAACTGCATGGTCCCCTCCGGCGGAGGGAAGACCGGCCGCGGGCCCTGCAGACCCAGGAACATGGCCATTTCCGCGGGCCCGTAGAAATAGACATTGTCCTCGCCGATGAACTGGATGACGGCCGCATCCCTGGAACACCACCACGCTTCCCAATTCGCCGGGTTCGCTTTGCCGGTCTTGCCGCAGTGGGACGAAAACGATATCGGCGCAAAGAGCGATTCCGGCCAGACCCACCATGTCCGTTTCGGCTCGCCTTCCAGGACGGGCGCGGGCAGGCCCCACTCCTGATTGCCGGTCAGTCGAAACGGCACAAGGGTCTTGCCCGTGCGGTAGCGGATACCGGCCGCGGCCAGAGCCGCGCACGCCCGCTCCCGTTCTTCCAGACTCTCGAAGACCAGGCCCACGGACTGGCTCTTGCTGCTGCGCTCGGAGTAGCCGTGAAGCGCTCGCAACGTCTCATGGACCGATTCCAGGTCATCCTTCTTGACGAAGACGACCGGCGGCTCAAGAAACTCCCGGATGGATTTGGCGGCAAACGGGCGGCCCTGCGCGCTCTCTTCGATCGTGCTCACCCAACGCTCAAGCAACGCTCTGAATTTGGGGACATCCACGTACCAGTTGCTGACTTCCTTCAGGATCGGCACCGATCCGGAGAGCGTGCTCCGGGGATTGATGAGATCCTGCGGCTCATACTGGTGCCCCAACGCGCACTCGTCGGCGTACCCCTTGTCCGAAGCGCAACCCTCAATCGGGCAAAGGCCTTCCACCTGGCGGCCATTCAAAAACATCGAGGTCACGGGATCATAGAATTGCTTCCCGGTCCTCTGCGCCAGGTGTCCCGCCTTGTGCAGCATTCGCATCAGCTGCGCGCACAATTCCTCATGTGTTTTGCCGGGGCCGTCGAGAGCCGACGCGGCGAACAAAGTCAGCGAGATGTCGAAGGCGGCCAGAGA
This window of the bacterium genome carries:
- a CDS encoding class I tRNA ligase family protein, whose product is MNSPVPDKRQHNDARPTFPRRVIVTAGMPYGNKDLHFGHIGGVFVHADVFARFLRDRIGKENVVFVSGTDCYGSSIVEAYRIAVAEQGFTGTIEQFVRDNHELQKKSLAAFDISLTLFAASALDGPGKTHEELCAQLMRMLHKAGHLAQRTGKQFYDPVTSMFLNGRQVEGLCPIEGCASDKGYADECALGHQYEPQDLINPRSTLSGSVPILKEVSNWYVDVPKFRALLERWVSTIEESAQGRPFAAKSIREFLEPPVVFVKKDDLESVHETLRALHGYSERSSKSQSVGLVFESLEERERACAALAAAGIRYRTGKTLVPFRLTGNQEWGLPAPVLEGEPKRTWWVWPESLFAPISFSSHCGKTGKANPANWEAWWCSRDAAVIQFIGEDNVYFYGPAEMAMFLGLQGPRPVFPPPEGTMQLPTLVVNKHVQFLNKKISSSGPVKPPAATELLNHYTADQLRAHFFGLGLGKQGVSFRPKPFDPDAKELDADPVLVEGNLLSNVLNRCARSCFYTLQKEFAGRLPALAASDEAQRVSRETVLRYERQMHAHQFQQVMVTVDKYIRDISKFWAKNSKTDGAGRIDPQALVDLFHYVRVAAVLVHPIAPRGSELIRECFRIGEEFWSWDRIFDPLEAFVGDVATHEFKVIPPHFDFFEKHESQVSRYKAQTGRD
- a CDS encoding replication-associated recombination protein A, with translation MDSPSLFASEPHEPLAARMRPRTLEEFVGQEHLLGPGKPLRRAIESDRIGSMIFWGPPGSGKTTLARLISKTTGADFILFSAVLSGVKEVRAAVERAEKRRAFDGGRTILFVDEIHRFNKAQQDAFLPHVETGTLILIGATTENPSFEVNSALLSRMTVYILHPLTDENLARILRSALTDAERGLGAQGIAADDEVLMLMAALCNGDARRALTLLETAAADLESKSREGDAPAEPVSSRGAASNAGSAEASPSRFASPLPRAITAELIRDIVQRKTELYDKSGEEHFNIISALHKSLRGSDPDAALYWLYRMLEGGEDPLYIARRLVRFAVEDIGLADPRALTIALAAKDTYHFLGSPEGELALAEAVVYMAVAPKSNAVYMAEKAVKRAIGENPSAPVPLWIRNAVTTLMKRVGYGKGYLYAHDFDGGIVDQHYLPDRLEGTRFYRPTDRGLEERIAQRLAEIAALKERFRKEHPPAEDTPAE
- the gltX gene encoding glutamate--tRNA ligase, which translates into the protein MQRTQPALDDMNTKKVVTRFAPSPSGYMHIGNLRTALHSYLLAKSHGGVFILRIEDTDRNRLVENAVQIILDTLALAGLKYDEGPGIGGPHGPYVQSERKDIYLEYAQRLISAGHAYRCFCKSPSAEEAGEATGSYGYNRRCRDLSPEDIREKLQSGLPHVIRQKAPLDGETTFEDLVFGTITKANADLQDIVLIKSDGYPTYNFAHVVDDHLMGVTHVVRGSEYLSSTPQFVNIYDAFGWERPQYVHLPLIMGKGEDGTISKLSKRHGAVSFQDLIKDGFLPESIINYIALLGWSPKDTSEEFFTLDELVQRFRVSGINKSASIFDYEKLLWYNGMYIRKLTPERFEELARPYVRQVVSRDIDVAKLLKLLQPRIEKFSQIPSQISFFEELPDFDCGLFTNKAHKATIDSARHILPAALDRLRAVEPWNNDTLFAELKALAASLGLKAGAVMWAVRIAVSGTSVTPGGATEILEILGRQESLRRLTLSLEKLSACTG